From the Lathyrus oleraceus cultivar Zhongwan6 chromosome 4, CAAS_Psat_ZW6_1.0, whole genome shotgun sequence genome, one window contains:
- the LOC127136699 gene encoding uncharacterized protein LOC127136699 codes for MACADAQKVLYDTHMLLEEAEYWLDNARQRFEANGIALTWVIFRDAFLEKYFSVDVSSKKEIEFVELKQGNMTLADYASKFEELSRFFPHYNGVEAEMSKCIKFENGLHLEIKQFIGYQEIRQFSVLVNKCHIYDKDIRVRSAHYKSVSEKKNGNQSRGKPEMAGRNYRTIVDALATLAQVLQAQQNPVVEDVESRGLDRIQRNKPPTFKGRYDPEGA; via the exons ATGGCTTGTGCGGATGCTCAGAAGGTTCTTTATGATACTCACATGCTGTTAGAGGAAGCAGAGTATTGGTTAGATAATGCTAGACAGAGATTTGAGGCTAATGGTATTGCGCTAACTTGGGTTATTTTTAGGGATGCATTCTTGGAAAAATATTTCTCAGTTGATGTAAGTAGTAAAAAGGAGATCGAATTCGTTGAACTTAAGCAAGGGAATATGACTCTTGCAGATTATGCTTCTAAGTTTGAGGAATTATCTAGGTTTTTCCCTCACTATAATGGGGTAGAGGCTGAAATGTCCAAATGCATTAAGTTTGAGAATGGACTTCACCTAGAGATCAAACAGTTTATTGGGTATCAGGAAATTCGTCAGTTCTCCGTGTTGGTCAACAAGTGTCATATATATGATAAAGACATTCGTGTTAGATCTGCTCACTACAAGAGTGTTAGTGAGAAGAAGAATGGAAACCAGAGTCGTGGCAAGCC AGAAATGGCTGGAAGAAATTATCGCACAATCGTTGATGCCTTGGCAACTTTGGCTCAGGTTTTGCAAGCTCAGCAGAATCCAGTggttgaagatgttgaatctCGTGGGTTGGATAGGATTCAGAGAAATAAACCACCAACCTTCAAAGGAAGGTATGACCCTGAAGGTGCTTAA